A genomic segment from Poecilia reticulata strain Guanapo linkage group LG3, Guppy_female_1.0+MT, whole genome shotgun sequence encodes:
- the ankrd11 gene encoding ankyrin repeat domain-containing protein 11 isoform X1 — protein sequence MPKGGGSKTPQLDHFPLNTDMVEKQGGKKDKVLTNKTPKLDRSDGVKEMKEKAPKRKLPFTAGANGDQKDSDSEKPGPERKRIKKEPTNTRKSLPFGMGMPGIRAGYPVSERQQVALLMQMTAAKTVNSPDTTPKHQSQSCLGQKGTPNSASKTKDKVNKRNERGETRLHRAAIRGEVRRIKELISEGADVNVKDFAGWTALHEACNRGYYDVAKQLLAAGAEVNTKGLDDDTPLHDASNNGHFKVVKLLLRYGADPRQSNRRGETPLKVASSPTMLNLLLGKGTYTSSEESSSESSEEEDAPSFAPSSSVDGNNTDSEFEKGLKLKGKAADPPKSAVTPVKDEYEFDEDDEEERVPPVDDKHLLKKDFRKDSVSKTNSFISIPKMEVKTYSKSNTLTPKKTVRRIISDSNSSDEDDRTLCFTPAPTPRQQVQQTNTKTRESGSMSSKQQKDKNKVKKKRKKESKNNISKEVRFGKVNDKFCTSDSDCGDLESEDDKGSNSIKDSSSMNVKESPSFNASSSSHGNLNSQKQAPSLAEQHPKQWRTDGWKTVSSPPWSDVSSLSDPVSESEYSDSSVESVKQVKRKAQENKKKNNIVHSNIDKKNSDLYKNSTADSAASKTDMDGKVIKKHKVKHKHKNKEKDNAPSVVLNQDMNEKFVKSYSFDFDDSRQKSLIVESESVTEGKIKLSKYDKDHSKKDDRFSKAKSEDKDWSSGKDLHRTAKEEKSKKAKDISKDKANKEEREKPAKSDKERNFKEKEKPKEDKQKPHKEDKKKKSKEKSSSKTDRKSEQKEEKHLKVDKEKNTKDEREKCKKDKTLKEESDHEGYDINNRFLNLEDTKLSASDDHHDRWGSEMSSGSSLYGDDSWDVPIKEVKEYKSNNTVKLIVETVKEETRRKENKVKDKKSEHSDKRSEKEATSKKKEKDSSEKTNEKKKDWLEKQKLNSSHSLEKDKKRKESTDTVKDKKDKDSLESSRDRKDSYDSVKERKDQKIKQESIGDEYCNDAFFKDMDAVRDRNHSGKEKEKKGEATEKREKTKTDKHKDKTKDKGADHEKEKSERSSTEKTVKEKDEDRGTKDKKEGSKDKHKDSHGKEKDRKLSSEQTKDKKEKSSQDKHADREKDFSEVKKEERKPEKIRERSWYKIADIFTDESDDDEDSYSSTVIVGSGSIRKDLTPDQDEMDHFHSEKLRKSSADTKHNTEKAKDKDHKEKKKDKASFDSGKERKGSLEKHNKDKKDSVDGKYKERKDRMSVDSNQEKKNKQKLLDKRDTSEEKTKSKYKDKQDHSKERKPSKGSGENEKSMLEKLEEEAMNDYKDDSNDKNSDISSDSFTDRGHEPVLTNYYDSLNLTDISEDRRDSLSMSTPQDRFRDKERLRHSSSSSSKKSHDKEKEKVKKDKGDKRDKTGENRESYSRRESLPFEKEPMPLEADPYTFPFGGKGDGDDDFDKTLEFEKEMSKKDKEKSTGMIGDRMKDKKKKEKHKDKVKEEKNKYMDGFGSFKHSREDVKSGLKDSPQLTVLKERSKEQSPKFDLKKDRNRDILDKDNRMDHSKSKAKDENEKLSQSKEPVRKDIRQRDKLMVDDGYQMTSFGQMLSLRDQEVRACIKKQKEKMKQMERLRPKTGDPKLKDKAKSTEEVKKNRNELSTKKSNSLESGLKEKKLKDVGLPAQMMSPGRKFQPTDSQSSKDWMTGHQMKENLPASPRPDQTRPTGVPTPTSVISCPSFEEVMQTPRTPSCSPEDYPDIMLDGLDCQNSSAMLNSMNACSPTFFESRYSNSQSFQEGTCPTPAKNLQLPLVSRSASSNVRRPLENEFKSESDKFLRQQNDPAAEYDQTSSSQPLEDKPITVNRLECLPSPYFSPMRMLSPRRESGHPTPDGVSAALALTEGNEHLPESVYNSFLPKPSTPVHRPDPQEPCFDIAAPPTPAPAALPSLDIDDNSEPHHSEPNLVHSDLPCVMEKHRAQEVEDEEEDDEEEEETDMIDRHDEVHSVMEEQEPTRDPCSFSPQDEDHLRKSWPAESPDRQEADIQQLSPEQSALNDGESCFDHSMGWNADMDLKSNHGEIEAAVSKITSPYSHSENDLQPLSGHTSVSYETWNRWHREETEDLEEQKEAVAEIPSPERPDTALDEEPNYLNTSSSSNRLESFFQDCNKPIIENGHQLVTEPTCVDPDSRQSTHSFSATPEDHIPPPVVPEPVVQWTNSFTPDPDELDDLGPFSLPVLPLPDKSEEAEPRDHELTDHNKTVSAHIRHNIPDRDDPDIMEVGLPPLSKTPCPSGDLVLEESTQQDFVVPSPPTNFQHEMDPEPLSVPTNGVLSLNQPHAGVLERQLPYGIHEESDSIMLYSPADSNSSQHHHVQIHSLPESVQLPLESESSAKPEDVCDTVADSVLCSPHLSVAVTLPSTVEPSDTQEPPSKLSPVPPTPVPIPVDTTKKMEEIPQRVTRYRAKNNATAAPAASTITNSSAAATAANTSLAVSSNPVPTRTPTPNSVSSSPAQKKEKDSGLSASTDASHSTTTVSVPTSTLVVSTKTTKGRPVAMDEEDSQTQHPRKRKFPRSSGPQVQVQLVNTAMQQTREMIQQTLAVVVNAIKLDEIEPYHSDRSNPYFEYLQIRKKIEEKRKILCYITPQAPQCYAEYVTYTGSYLLDGKPLSKLHIPVIAPPPSLSEPLRELFRQQEAVRGKLRLQHSIEREKLIVSCEQEVLRVHCRAARTIANQAVPFSACTMLLDSEVYNMPSESQGDENKSVRDRFNARQFISWIQDVDDKYDRMKTCLLMRQQHEAAALNAVQRMEWQLKVQELDPAGHKSLCVNEVPSFYVPMVDVNDDFVLLPV from the exons AGAAACCAGGTCCAGAGAGGAAGCGCATTAAAAAGGAGCCCACTAACACCAGGAAGAGCTTGCCGTTCGGAATGGGGATGCCTGGGATCCGGGCCGGGTACCCTGTGTCTGAGCGGCAGCAGGTGGCCTTGCTCATGCAAATGACAGCTGCGAAGACCGTCAACAGTCCAG ACACAACACCAAAGCATCAGTCACAGTCCTGTCTGGGCCAGAAGGGAACGCCAAACTCTGCATCTAAAACCAAagacaaagtaaataaaagaaatgagcGAGGAGAGACTCGACTGCACCGAGCAGCTATCCGTGGAGAGGTGCGCCGCATCAAGGAGCTCATCAGCGAAGGAGCTGATGTGAATGTAAAAGACTTTGCAG gCTGGACTGCATTGCATGAAGCATGCAACAGGGGATATTACGATGTGGCCAAACAGCTGCTGGCAGCCGGAGCTGAAGTCAACACAAAGGGTCTGGATGATGACACTCCTCTGCATGATGCATCCAACAATGGACATTTCAAG gttGTGAAACTACTTTTACGCTACGGAGCAGATCCACGTCAAAGCAACAGGAGAGGTGAAACACCGCTAAAGGTTGCCAGCTCTCCAACTATGCTGAATCTGTTACTAGGGAAAGGCACTTACACCTCAAGTGAAGAGAGTTCATCAG AATCTTCAGAGGAGGAAGACGCGCCCTCGTTTGCCCCTTCGAGCTCTGTAGACGGCAATAACACAGACTCAGAGTTTGAGAAGGGCCTGAAGCTAAAAGGGAAAGCTGCAGATCCACCTAAATCTGCTGTCACGCCTGTCAAAGATGAATACGAATTCGACgaggatgatgaggaggagCGCGTCCCTCCTGTAGACGATAAACACCTCTTGAAAAAAGACTTCCGAAAAGACTCTGTTAGCAAGACCAACAGCTTCATCTCTATACCCAAGATGGAGGTTAAAACCTATTCCAAAAGCAACACACTCACACCAAAGAAAACTGTCAGGCGGATCATCTCTGACAGTAACAGTTCGGACGAGGATGACAGGACGTTGTGTTTCACACCAGCGCCCACGCCGCGGCAACAAGTCCAGCAAACAAACACCAAGACGAGAGAGTCTGGCAGCATGAGctctaaacaacaaaaagacaaaaacaaagtcaaaaagaAGCGAAAGAAGGAGAGCAAAAATAATATCAGTAAAGAAGTCCGATTTGGGAAAGTTAACGACAAATTCTGCACGTCTGACTCTGATTGCGGAGATTTGGAAAGCGAGGATGACAAGGGCTCAAACAGCATCAAGGACTCATCTTCAATGAACGTTAAAGAATCTCCTTCCTTTAatgcctcctcttcctcacatgGAAACTTAAACTCTCAGAAACAGGCGCCCTCGTTAGCAGAGCAGCATCCAAAGCAGTGGAGGACAGATGGCTGGAAGACGGTGTCATCACCTCCGTGGTCAGACGTCAGTTCTCTTTCAGATCCAGTCAGTGAGTCTGAGTACTCTGATTCAAGTGTGGAGTCGGTAAAGCAGGTCAAGAGAAAAGcacaggaaaacaagaaaaagaacaacattgtGCACAGTAACATTGACAAGAAAAACTCTGATCTCTATAAAAACTCTACTGCAGACAGCGCTGCCTCCAAAACTGATATGGATggaaaagtgattaaaaaacataaagtgaagcacaaacataaaaacaaggaaaaagaCAATGCTCCGAGTGTTGTTCTCAATCAGGACATGAATGAGAAATTTGTCAAGAGCTACTCTTTTGACTTTGATGATTCGAGACAGAAGTCCCTAATTGTTGAGTCCGAATCAGTCACTGAGGGCAAGATCAAACTATCTAAATATGACAAAGACCATTCGAAAAAGGATGACAGGTTTTCGAAAGCAAAGTCTGAAGATAAAGATTGGTCATCTGGAAAagatcttcacagaacagcaaaagaggagaaaagcaaaaaggcAAAAGATATTTCAAAGGATAAGGCAAACAAAGAGGAAAGGGAGAAGCCTGCAAAATCCGACAAGGAAagaaatttcaaagaaaaagagaaacccAAGGAGGATAAACAGAAGCCCCACAAAGaggataaaaagaagaagtccAAGGAAAAATCCTCCTcaaagacagacaggaagagtgaacagaaagaggagaagCATCTCAAGGTGGACaaggagaaaaacaccaaaGACGAGAgggagaaatgtaaaaaagataaaacactgaaagaagAGTCTGACCATGAAGGCTATGACATTAATAACCGCTTCCTCAACCTAGAGGACACAAAGCTCAGTGCATCAGATGACCATCATGATAGGTGGGGTTCTGAGATGTCTTCTGGTTCCTCCCTGTATGGAGATGACAGCTGGGATGTTCCCATTAAAGAAGTCAAGGAATATAAATCCAACAACACAGTTAAGCTAATTGTTGAGACTGTTAAAGAAGAAacaaggagaaaagaaaacaaagtaaaagacaAGAAGTCGGAGCACAGCGACAAAAGATCAGAGAAAGAAGCAacgtcaaagaaaaaagaaaaagactcatcagaaaagacaaatgagaagaaaaaagactggctagaaaaacaaaaactgaactctAGCCACTCGCTcgaaaaagacaagaaaaggaAGGAGTCCACAGACAcagtgaaagacaaaaaagacaagGACTCATTGGAGAGCAGTCGTGATCGTAAAGACTCGTATGATAGtgtaaaagaaaggaaagatcAGAAAATTAAGCAGGAATCTATAGGAGATGAATACTGTAATGACGCCTTCTTTAAAGACATGGATGCTGTCAGAGACAGAAACCATTCtggaaaggagaaagaaaagaaaggagaagcAACAGAGAAAcgggaaaagacaaaaaccgACAAGCACAAGGACAAAACGAAAGACAAAGGAGCTGACCACGAGAAGGAGAAGAGTGAGCGAAGCTCCACTGAGAAAACTGTCAAGGAAAAAGATGAAGACCGGGGCACCAAAGACAAGAAGGAGGGAtccaaagacaaacacaaagactcGCATGGCAAAGAGAAAGATCGAAAGTTGTCCTCAGAACAGACAAAGGACAAGAAAGAGAAGTCCTCTCAAGATAAACATGCTGACCGGGAGAAGGATTTTTCAGAAGTCaagaaagaggagagaaaaccTGAGAAGATCAGAGAAAGATCATGGTACAAGATTGCTGACATTTTTACAGATGAAAGTGATGACGACGAGGATAGCTACAGCAGCACGGTCATTGTTGGGTCAGGTTCCATCAGAAAAGACTTGACACCCGATCAGGACGAAATGGATCACTTCCACTCTGAAAAGCTGAGAAAATCATCTGCGGACACCAAACACAACACAGAAAAGGCAAAAGACAAAGAccataaagagaagaaaaaagacaaggCTTCATTTGACTCGGGGAAAGAGAGGAAAGGCTCcctggaaaaacacaacaaagacaaaaaggatTCAGTCGATGGAAAATATAAGGAAAGGAAAGACAGAATGTCAGTGGACTCTaaccaggaaaagaaaaacaagcaaaaactgTTGGACAAAAGGGACACAAGTGAGGAGAAGACAAAGAGCAAATATAAAGACAAGCAAGACCATTCAAAGGAGAGAAAACCCTCTAAGGGCAGTGGTGAGAATGAAAAGTCCATGTTGGAAAAACTAGAGGAGGAGGCTATGAATGACTACAAAGATGACTCCAACGACAAGAACAGCGACATCTCCTCAGATAGTTTTACTGATCGAGGCCATGAGCCAGTGCTCACCAATTACTACGACTCGCTGAACCTGACTGATATCTCTGAGGACAGGAGAGATTCTCTGTCCATGTCCACACCACAGGATCGGTTCAGAGACAAAGAGAGACTCCGGCATTCCTCATCTTCCTCGTCTAAGAAGAGCCATGacaaggagaaagaaaaggtcAAGAAAGACAAAGGAGATAAACGTGACAAAACTGGGGAGAACCGAGAGTCCTATAGCCGCAGAGAGAGTCTACCCTTCGAGAAGGAGCCCATGCCTCTGGAGGCTGACCCTTACACATTCCCGTTCGGAGGCAAGGGAGATGGTGATGACGACTTTGATAAAACTTTGGAATTTGAAAAAGAGATGTCTAAAAAGGACAAAGAGAAATCCACTGGTATGATTGGTGACAGAatgaaggacaaaaagaaaaaggagaaacataaagataaagTTAAGGAGGAGAAGAATAAGTATATGGATGGCTTTGGGTCATTTAAGCACTCCAGAGAGGATGTGAAGTCTGGTTTGAAAGATAGCCCCCAGCTCACGGTTCTGAAAGAAAGATCAAAGGAGCAAAGTCCCAAATTTGATCTCAAAAAGGACAGAAATCGGGACATATTGGACAAGGACAACAGAATGGACCACAGTAAATCTAAAGCtaaggatgaaaatgaaaagctcTCACAGTCCAAAGAGCCAGTGCGGAAAGACATTCGTCAACGTGATAAGCTGATGGTGGATGATGGTTATCAAATGACAAGTTTTGGTCAGATGTTGAGTCTTAGAGATCAGGAGGTAAGAGCCTGCATCAAgaagcaaaaggagaaaatgaaacagatgGAGAGGTTGAGGCCCAAAACCGGGGACCCAAAACTCAAAGACAAAGCAAAGTCCACAgaggaagtaaagaaaaatcGCAATGAACTATCTACAAAGAAATCAAACAGCTTGGAATCGggtctgaaagagaaaaagctaAAGGATGTGGGCCTTCCTGCTCAGATGATGTCTCCGGGGAGGAAGTTCCAGCCTACCGACAGTCAGAGCTCAAAGGATTGGATGACTGGGCACCAAATGAAGGAGAACCTCCCTGCTTCCCCCAGACCAGATCAAACTAGACCAACCGGGGTCCCCACACCAACATCTGTAATTTCCTGCCCCAGCTTTGAGGAAGTGATGCAGACTCCACGCACCCCGTCTTGCAGTCCAGAGGATTACCCTGACATCATGCTGGATGGACTGGACTGCCAGAATTCATCAGCCATGTTAAATTCAATGAATGCCTGCTCTCCAACCTTTTTTGAAAG CAGGTACTCTAATTCCCAGAGTTTCCAGGAGGGAACTTGTCCTACTCCGGCAAAGAACCTCCAGCTACCACTTGTCAGCCGCTCGGCGTCATCTAATGTCCGCAGACCTCTGGAAAATGAGTTTAAATCCGAATCCGACAAGTTTCTCCGGCAGCAGAACGATCCTGCTGCTGAATACGATCAAACCTCTTCTTCTCAACCTCTTGAGGACAAGCCAATAACTGTGAATAGACTGGAATGTTTGCCATCACCCTATTTCTCTCCGATGAGGATGCTCTCTCCTCGGCGGGAGTCGGGCCATCCGACACCAGATGGGGTGTCGGCAGCTCTTGCTCTCACAGAGGGCAACGAACACCTTCCTGAGAGCGTCTACAACAGTTTCTTGCCCAAACCGTCCACGCCTGTCCACCGACCAGATCCCCAGGAGCCGTGCTTTGACATCGCTGCACCACCAACGCCCGCTCCTGCTGCTTTACCTTCTTTGGATATCGATGATAACTCGGAACCTCACCACAGTGAACCGAATCTGGTCCACTCAGATCTTCCCTGCGTTATGGAAAAGCATCGGGCACAGGAAGtggaagatgaagaagaagacgacgaagaagaagaagaaactgataTGATTGACAGACATGACGAAGTCCACTCTGTGATGGAAGAGCAAGAACCAACAAGAGATCCATGTTCTTTCTCCCCTCAAGATGAGGACCATCTGAGGAAGAGCTGGCCTGCAGAGTCTCCGGACCGACAGGAGGCTGACATCCAACAGTTGTCCCCAGAGCAATCTGCGCTGAACGATGGAGAAAGCTGCTTTGATCACAGTATGGGTTGGAACGCCGACATGGACCTCAAATCTAATCACGGGGAGATTGAAGCTGCCGTCTCAAAAATAACTAGCCCTTACTCCCACTCTGAGAACGATCTGCAGCCCTTGTCTGGACACACCTCGGTCAGCTATGAGACCTGGAATAGGTGGCATAGAGAGGAGACAGAGGATTTGGAAGAGCAGAAGGAGGCTGTTGCTGAAATCCCCTCCCCAGAGAGGCCTGACACAGCTCTGGATGAGGAACCCAACTATTTAAATACCTCATCGTCCTCCAACAGGCTGGAATCTTTCTTCCAGGACTGCAACAAGCCGATTATTGAAAACGGACACCAGTTGGTTACGGAGCCCACATGTGTGGACCCAGACAGCAGACAAAGCACACACAGCTTCAGTGCTACCCCTGAAGATCACATCCCTCCACCAGTTGTCCCGGAGCCAGTGGTGCAATGGACCAATTCATTCACACCTGATCCAGATGAACTGGATGATCTAGGTCCGTTTTCTTTACCCGTCCTGCCACTACCAGACAAGTCAGAAGAAGCCGAGCCGCGAGATCATGAACTGACTGACCACAACAAGACAGTGTCGGCTCACATCAGACACAATATCCCAGACAGAGATGATCCAGACATAATGGAAGTAGGCCTACCACCTCTGTCAAAGACCCCATGCCCCTCTGGAGACCTTGTTTTAGAGGAATCTACTCAACAAGACTTTGTGGTTCCGTCTCCACCCACCAACTTCCAGCATGAGATGGATCCAGAGCCTCTAAGTGTGCCTACCAATGGCGTGCTGTCTCTTAACCAGCCACATGCTGGGGTTTTAGAAAGACAGCTACCATATGGCATTCATGAGGAATCCGATTCCATTATGTTGTATTCACCTGCAGATTCAAATTCCAGTCAGCACCATCATGTACAAATCCACTCCCTCCCGGAGTCAGTGCAATTACCGCTGGAGTCGGAATCTTCTGCAAAGCCTGAGGACGTGTGTGATACTGTAGCAGACTCTGTGTTGTGCAGTCCTCACCTCTCAGTGGCAGTAACTCTCCCCAGCACAGTGGAGCCTTCCGACACTCAGGAACCCCCATCTAAGCTATCACCAGTCCCCCCCACACCTGTACCCATCCCTGTAGATACCACCAAGAAGATGGAGGAAATCCCTCAGAGAGTTACACGATATCGCGCCAAGAATAATGCCACCGCTGCCCCTGCTGCATCCACCATAACTAACTCCTCAGCTGCTGCCACCGCTGCGAACACCAGTTTAGCGGTAAGCAGCAACCCAGTTCCAACAAGAACGCCAACACCCAACTCTGTGTCTTCCTCACCTgctcagaagaaagaaaaagactcTGGGCTCAGTGCTTCTACTGATGCATCTCATTCAACCACTACAGTGTCTGTCCCAACTTCTACATTAGTGGTTTCCACTAAAACCACAAAAGGTCGCCCGGTCGCCATGGATGAAGAGGACTCCCAGACGCAGCATCCACGGAAAAGAAAATTCCCTCGTTCTTCCGGGCCGCAAGTCCAGGTTCAGCTCGTGAACACGGCAATGCAGCAGACGAGAGAGATGATCCAGCAGACCTTAGCCGTCGTCGTCAATGCCATCAAACTAGATGAGATCGAGCCCTACCATAGTGACCGGTCCAACCCTTACTTTGAGTACCTGCAGATAAGGAAGAAGATTGAGGAGAAGAGGAAGATTCTGTGCTACATCACCCCTCAGGCCCCGCAATGCTACGCTGAGTATGTGACCTACACCGGCTCCTACCTGCTGGACGGGAAACCCCTCAGCAAGCTTCACATTCCTGTG ATTGCCCCACCCCCATCACTGTCTGAACCATTGAGGGAGCTCTTCAGGCAACAGGAGGCAGTAAGAGGAAAGCTCAGGTTGCAGCACAGCATAGAGCGG gaGAAACTGATAGTTTCATGTGAACAGGAGGTTTTAAGGGTCCACTGCAGAGCAGCAAGGACAATAGCCAATCAGGCTGTGCCATTCAGTGCCTGTACAATGCTGTTGGACTCTGAAGTGTACAACATGCCATCTGAAAGTCAG GgtgatgaaaacaaatctgttagAGATCGCTTCAATGCACGTCAGTTTATTTCCTGGATCCAGGATGTCGACGATAAATACGACCGCATGAAG ACATGTCTGTTGATGCGCCAGCAGCACGAGGCGGCAGCCCTCAACGCGGTGCAGAGGATGGAGTGGCAGTTAAAGGTTCAGGAGCTGGATCCTGCCGGGCACAAATCCCTCTGCGTCAACGAAGTGCCGTCCTTCTACGTACCGATGGTGGACGTCAACGACGACTTTGTTCTCCTGCCTGTGTGA